One Polyodon spathula isolate WHYD16114869_AA chromosome 46, ASM1765450v1, whole genome shotgun sequence genomic window carries:
- the lgals2b gene encoding lectin, galactoside-binding, soluble, 2b translates to MSSKLYIKNFEFAPGQVLKIKGIIEPQTKSFVFNVGRSDDEFSLHFNPRFDEHGDTNTIVCNSRVGGAWGAEQRDHAFPFKHGEEVKVFIYYKPDSFEVKVFDESLLKFPNRCGDQKLAFLGVDGGFRVVSFKVQ, encoded by the exons ATGAGTTCT aagctgTACATTAAAAACTTTGAGTTTGCCCCAGGGCAGGTGCTGAAGATTAAGGGCATCATAGAACCACAAACCAAAAG TTTCGTGTTCAATGTCGGTCGGTCGGACGATGAGTTCTCCCTGCATTTCAACCCCCGCTTCGACGAGCACGGAGACACCAACACCATCGTGTGCAACTCCAGAGTGGGCGGGGCCTGGGGGGCGGAGCAACGAGACCACGCCTTCCCCTTCAAACACGGAGAGGAAGTGAAG gTCTTTATCTATTACAAGCCAGACTCCTTCGAGGTGAAAGTGTTCGATGAGTCGCTGCTCAAGTTTCCAAACCGCTGTGGCGACCAGAAGCTAGCCTTCCTGGGAGTGGATGGAGGATTCAGAGTCGTCTCCTTCAAGGTCCAGTAA